A stretch of Lysinibacillus agricola DNA encodes these proteins:
- a CDS encoding NCS1 family transporter: MERDGNYLKSPDLLPVTHQQRNIGTFGFAVIWIGMAIVLAAFAIGGSGIMSLPLPMVILATLIGSCLIGVFMTLIGDIGIEHGLSFPVYMRAPFGTFGTHIPSLVRGVTAACWFGLNTYFGALAINGILNLLFSFDNWFICFIVFAALQLFNTSLGIKSIERFADLAAPVIILISCWMYYTLADHAVAQGKNIWTWVEAPTTGFAAFTAFMVVIMANMGFWATLAADMPSLSRFFKAPKNERNWFKRNKTQLVGSLIVMPITNTFIVTIGAVCYMAVASADPINALQQSASGFILGILLLMIVLAQWSTNTSANVIPAATIFSNIGGPKVPFWVGVVIAGIIGILAQPWSLFDVLVNALLIIGGILTAIVGILFADYYLIRKRRVHVKALYDLDGQFKYWNGFNIAGLLAWIIGGVVANIFSTYSSLVGFFVGALVYYVLAKYWWFKKYPQAELEDPSDAKYLGITVGHNLDELFGQQQTPVPTVVPDEEEIVEQPDPLLEIKGTE, from the coding sequence ATGGAACGAGATGGGAATTATTTAAAATCCCCAGATTTACTTCCAGTGACACATCAACAAAGAAATATTGGAACATTTGGTTTTGCAGTAATTTGGATAGGGATGGCAATTGTCTTAGCGGCTTTTGCAATCGGTGGTTCGGGAATCATGAGCTTACCATTGCCAATGGTAATTTTAGCAACGTTGATTGGCTCGTGTTTAATTGGTGTATTTATGACGTTAATTGGTGATATAGGGATTGAGCATGGCTTATCATTCCCAGTATATATGCGTGCTCCGTTCGGTACATTTGGCACACATATTCCGTCACTTGTCCGCGGTGTAACGGCTGCCTGTTGGTTCGGTCTGAACACTTATTTTGGAGCATTAGCGATAAACGGCATTTTGAATTTACTTTTTAGTTTTGATAATTGGTTTATCTGTTTCATTGTCTTTGCAGCACTTCAATTATTTAATACATCTCTAGGGATTAAATCTATTGAACGTTTTGCAGACTTAGCAGCGCCAGTTATTATTTTAATTTCCTGCTGGATGTATTATACACTGGCAGATCATGCAGTAGCTCAAGGGAAAAATATTTGGACGTGGGTAGAGGCGCCAACAACAGGATTTGCAGCCTTCACTGCATTTATGGTAGTGATTATGGCAAATATGGGATTCTGGGCGACGCTAGCTGCCGACATGCCTTCACTTTCACGCTTCTTTAAAGCACCAAAAAATGAACGCAACTGGTTCAAACGCAACAAAACACAGCTGGTTGGTTCATTAATCGTCATGCCGATTACAAATACTTTCATTGTGACAATTGGTGCTGTGTGCTATATGGCTGTTGCCTCAGCTGATCCTATCAATGCATTACAGCAAAGTGCAAGTGGCTTTATTTTAGGGATTTTACTGTTAATGATTGTATTAGCACAATGGTCAACTAACACCTCTGCAAATGTTATCCCAGCGGCAACAATCTTCTCAAATATTGGTGGTCCAAAAGTGCCGTTTTGGGTTGGGGTTGTTATTGCAGGAATAATTGGTATTCTAGCACAGCCTTGGAGCTTATTTGATGTGTTAGTCAATGCACTTTTAATTATTGGAGGAATTTTAACAGCAATCGTTGGTATTTTATTTGCTGATTACTATTTAATCCGTAAACGTCGCGTGCATGTAAAAGCACTTTATGACTTAGATGGGCAATTTAAATATTGGAATGGCTTTAACATAGCTGGTTTACTCGCTTGGATTATCGGTGGTGTAGTGGCAAATATTTTCTCCACTTATTCTTCATTAGTAGGGTTCTTTGTAGGGGCACTTGTATATTATGTATTAGCGAAGTATTGGTGGTTCAAAAAATACCCTCAAGCTGAGTTAGAAGATCCAAGTGATGCAAAATATTTAGGGATTACAGTTGGTCATAATTTAGATGAATTATTTGGACAGCAACAAACGCCTGTGCCAACTGTTGTTCCAGATGAGGAAGAAATCGTTGAGCAACCAGATCCGCTGTTAGAAATAAAAGGTACTGAATAA
- the pgeF gene encoding peptidoglycan editing factor PgeF: MKTKIYFDNDQFISGTTLKDDIELEQNNMALHTCVNATDVLDNRKKLAATLHCDLNNFICTQQTHSANFHKVTISDKGRGAEQMDTAIANTDALYTLEPNLLLCSFTADCVPVIFYNEVNGLIGVVHSGWQGTVKEVTLKLFQHLMEHEHCNPQDFHVQIGMALSQQKFEVDADVYEKFHKLGYAEDFMYYNAQTNKYHIDNQQTVKKQCELTGIPSKQILIDSTCTYLSPDGFSYRQDKQAGRHLSFIMRKEQ; encoded by the coding sequence ATGAAAACTAAAATTTATTTTGATAATGACCAATTTATCTCAGGCACTACCTTAAAGGATGACATCGAGCTTGAACAAAACAACATGGCGCTACATACATGTGTGAATGCAACGGATGTGCTAGATAATCGAAAAAAATTAGCAGCTACTTTACATTGTGATTTAAATAATTTTATTTGCACTCAACAAACACATAGTGCTAATTTCCATAAAGTCACGATTTCTGATAAAGGACGTGGCGCAGAGCAAATGGACACTGCCATTGCTAATACGGATGCACTTTATACATTAGAGCCGAATTTACTTTTATGTAGTTTTACAGCAGATTGTGTACCTGTTATTTTTTATAATGAAGTCAATGGCCTTATTGGCGTGGTTCATTCAGGCTGGCAAGGCACTGTTAAGGAAGTAACATTAAAGCTTTTCCAACATTTAATGGAGCATGAGCATTGTAACCCACAAGATTTTCACGTACAAATCGGTATGGCACTCAGTCAGCAGAAATTTGAGGTGGATGCAGATGTTTATGAAAAATTTCATAAGCTAGGCTATGCTGAAGACTTTATGTATTACAATGCACAAACAAATAAATATCATATCGATAATCAACAAACTGTTAAAAAACAATGTGAGCTTACAGGCATTCCTTCTAAGCAAATTTTGATTGATTCAACCTGCACATATCTCAGCCCAGATGGCTTTTCCTACCGTCAAGATAAACAGGCAGGAAGACATTTAAGCTTTATTATGCGAAAAGAACAGTAA